The proteins below are encoded in one region of Qipengyuania sp. HL-TH1:
- the bla gene encoding subclass B3 metallo-beta-lactamase: MSARLLSALAPALLASACAPPIQTLAPLPPSEQVTPQQWAATCSEWDEWDKPAPPYRIHGSTYYVGTCGISAILVAGAQGHVLIDSGTVAGAQVVLDNIGKLGFRPNEIASLLHSHEHFDHVGGHAAIKRASGAHVVASPRAAAVLRSSQDDPGDPQYGMHDPMEPVAVDVVVHGGETVRSETATLTAIATPGHTPGALSWAWDSCDAAGECIGIVYADSLSPVSRDDYRFGDHPDYVAAYRAGLQRLREQNCDLLLTPHPSASEMVARAASGSLIGGMSCADYADAVEARLDKRLADEAGG, encoded by the coding sequence ATGTCCGCTAGACTGTTGTCCGCCCTCGCCCCGGCGCTGCTCGCATCCGCCTGCGCGCCGCCGATCCAGACGCTGGCCCCGCTGCCGCCGAGCGAACAGGTCACCCCGCAGCAATGGGCGGCGACCTGTTCCGAATGGGACGAATGGGACAAGCCCGCCCCGCCCTACCGCATCCATGGTTCGACCTATTACGTCGGCACTTGCGGTATCTCCGCCATCCTCGTCGCGGGCGCGCAGGGACACGTGTTGATCGACAGCGGCACCGTGGCTGGCGCGCAGGTAGTGCTCGACAATATCGGCAAGCTCGGCTTCCGCCCCAACGAGATCGCCAGCCTGCTGCACAGCCACGAACATTTCGACCATGTCGGCGGGCATGCGGCGATCAAGCGGGCGAGCGGCGCGCATGTCGTCGCCTCGCCGCGCGCCGCCGCGGTCTTGCGCAGCAGCCAGGACGACCCAGGCGACCCGCAATATGGCATGCACGATCCGATGGAACCGGTCGCCGTCGATGTCGTGGTGCATGGCGGCGAAACCGTGCGCAGCGAAACCGCGACGCTGACCGCGATCGCCACGCCGGGGCATACGCCGGGCGCGCTGAGCTGGGCGTGGGACTCCTGCGATGCGGCGGGCGAGTGCATCGGCATCGTCTATGCCGATTCGCTTTCGCCGGTGAGCCGCGACGACTACCGCTTCGGCGATCATCCCGATTATGTCGCCGCCTATCGCGCGGGCCTGCAACGCCTGCGTGAGCAGAATTGCGACCTCCTGCTCACACCGCATCCCTCGGCCAGCGAGATGGTCGCGCGCGCGGCCAGCGGTTCGCTGATCGGCGGGATGTCCTGCGCCGACTATGCCGATGCGGTCGAAGCCCGGCTCGACAAGCGACTGGCGGATGAAGCCGGTGGCTGA
- a CDS encoding M20/M25/M40 family metallo-hydrolase, with protein MRAGALGFVAGLAALLAAPVSAQLSNAEEVMVETVADGFETDVALLEEITLINSGSHNHAGVKAVAEVLAPEFAALGFTTEWIDQSAQGSAGHLFARHEGAPGTTKMLLIGHLDTVFEPDSPFTGFVREGDSATGPGVVDDKGGIVVILAALRAMQAAGTLEGANIVVALTGDEEDAGEPLDAARRDLVEAGKWADVALGYEGLSVLDGKDAGVVARRSSGGWTLTTHADSGHSSGIFSGHAGYGAIYEMARILDAFRRELPEENLTYNVGFMAGGTPAELGEDGLSATTSGKTNIIPSQAVARGDLRALTPEQNEATAEKMRAIVAQHLPGTEATIAIEFRYPPMAPTAGNAALLDRLNAINADLGREAMQPYPPSRRGAADISFVAPHVDGLAGMGPAGSGSHAEGETIDLRSIVRQAQRSAILMSRLARETR; from the coding sequence ATGCGGGCGGGGGCGCTCGGCTTCGTCGCGGGTCTTGCGGCGCTGCTTGCCGCCCCCGTCTCCGCGCAGCTCAGCAATGCGGAAGAGGTCATGGTCGAAACCGTCGCGGACGGGTTCGAGACCGACGTCGCGCTGCTCGAGGAAATCACGCTCATTAATTCGGGTTCGCACAATCATGCGGGCGTGAAGGCGGTGGCCGAGGTACTGGCGCCCGAATTCGCGGCGCTCGGCTTTACCACCGAATGGATCGACCAGTCGGCGCAGGGGAGCGCAGGGCACCTGTTTGCGCGGCACGAAGGCGCACCGGGCACCACGAAGATGCTGCTGATCGGCCATCTCGATACGGTGTTCGAACCCGATTCCCCGTTCACCGGCTTCGTCCGCGAGGGCGACAGCGCGACCGGCCCCGGCGTGGTTGACGACAAGGGCGGGATCGTGGTGATCCTCGCCGCGCTACGCGCCATGCAGGCGGCGGGTACGCTCGAGGGCGCGAACATCGTCGTCGCGCTGACTGGCGACGAGGAAGATGCGGGCGAACCGCTGGATGCCGCGCGCCGGGACCTGGTCGAGGCGGGCAAATGGGCCGATGTCGCGCTGGGCTATGAAGGGCTGTCGGTGCTGGACGGCAAGGACGCAGGCGTGGTCGCGCGGCGGTCTTCGGGCGGCTGGACGCTGACCACGCACGCGGACAGCGGGCACAGCTCGGGCATATTCTCGGGCCATGCGGGCTATGGCGCGATCTACGAAATGGCGCGCATCCTCGATGCCTTCCGGCGCGAATTGCCCGAGGAAAACCTCACCTACAACGTCGGTTTCATGGCGGGCGGAACCCCGGCCGAGCTGGGCGAGGACGGCCTGTCCGCCACCACCAGCGGAAAGACCAACATCATCCCCTCGCAGGCGGTGGCACGCGGCGATTTGCGCGCGCTGACACCCGAACAGAACGAGGCGACCGCCGAGAAGATGCGCGCCATCGTCGCGCAGCACCTGCCGGGAACCGAGGCGACAATCGCGATCGAATTCCGCTATCCGCCGATGGCGCCGACCGCGGGCAATGCCGCGCTGCTCGACCGGCTCAATGCGATCAACGCCGACCTTGGGCGCGAGGCGATGCAGCCCTATCCCCCGTCGCGGCGCGGCGCCGCCGATATCAGCTTCGTCGCGCCCCATGTCGACGGGCTGGCCGGGATGGGGCCCGCGGGCAGCGGGAGCCATGCCGAGGGCGAGACGATCGACTTGCGCTCGATCGTGCGGCAGGCGCAGCGCTCGGCCATCCTGATGAGCCGGCTGGCGCGCGAAACCCGCTGA
- a CDS encoding adenylate/guanylate cyclase domain-containing protein gives MLGRFEDPDTERTYVEGERLARIPGTRFLAGIGIVTLLSYIGFNPLHFPREGVIAYNLAAGIFIAALVGIIALTFTRFYVERGWVDMLIFTALGVAMIMLIDALGDQAAITGISRFGMAIINLGILMVFASVGFVATTRYYLAWAGVVLVIYLAFLVQADRGIVNKVYTFTNFTTFFTFATFVNWDIDRRARKTFAAGQALELERRKTEELLFNVLPPEVAARLREGQAVADSFSDVSVIFIDIVGFSKLARRLSPGMLVKVLNEVFSIADECADRTGVEKVKTIGDAYLAVSGGQASGDRGAGEAIAFACDIIRSIRVFAQETDLDVQVRVGIHTGPVVGGVVGSRRYAYDYWGDTMNVASRVEGIAQPGGIAVSESTYLSARTAMPFSGAELHTLKGVGEVKIFRIDRASVCGEDEGPIA, from the coding sequence ATGCTGGGGCGTTTCGAAGATCCGGATACTGAGCGCACCTATGTCGAGGGCGAGCGGCTGGCGCGCATTCCCGGTACGCGCTTCCTTGCCGGGATCGGCATTGTTACCCTGCTTTCCTATATCGGCTTCAATCCGCTGCATTTCCCGCGCGAGGGGGTGATCGCCTACAATCTCGCGGCGGGCATCTTCATCGCCGCGCTGGTCGGGATCATCGCGCTCACCTTTACGCGGTTCTATGTCGAGCGGGGATGGGTCGACATGCTCATCTTCACCGCGCTGGGCGTGGCGATGATCATGCTGATCGACGCGCTGGGCGACCAAGCCGCGATCACCGGCATTTCGCGCTTCGGCATGGCGATCATCAACCTCGGCATATTGATGGTCTTCGCCAGCGTCGGCTTCGTCGCGACCACCCGCTATTACCTTGCCTGGGCCGGGGTCGTGCTGGTGATCTATCTCGCCTTCCTGGTGCAGGCCGATCGGGGGATCGTGAACAAGGTCTATACCTTCACCAATTTCACCACCTTCTTCACCTTCGCCACCTTCGTGAACTGGGACATCGACCGCCGCGCGCGCAAGACCTTCGCCGCAGGGCAGGCGCTCGAACTCGAACGCCGCAAGACCGAAGAATTGCTGTTCAACGTGCTCCCGCCCGAAGTCGCCGCACGGCTGCGCGAAGGCCAGGCGGTGGCCGATTCCTTCTCCGACGTATCGGTGATCTTCATCGATATCGTTGGCTTCTCCAAGCTGGCGCGCAGGCTGTCGCCCGGCATGCTGGTCAAGGTACTCAACGAAGTTTTCTCGATTGCCGACGAGTGCGCCGACCGCACCGGGGTGGAGAAGGTCAAGACCATCGGCGATGCCTATCTGGCGGTTTCGGGGGGGCAGGCCTCGGGCGATCGCGGCGCGGGCGAGGCGATCGCTTTTGCCTGCGACATCATCCGCAGCATCCGCGTCTTCGCGCAGGAAACCGACCTCGACGTCCAGGTCCGCGTCGGCATTCACACCGGCCCGGTGGTCGGCGGCGTGGTCGGCAGCCGCCGCTATGCCTATGATTACTGGGGCGACACGATGAATGTCGCCAGCCGGGTCGAAGGCATTGCCCAGCCCGGCGGCATCGCGGTGAGCGAATCCACCTATCTCTCGGCGCGGACCGCGATGCCCTTCTCGGGCGCGGAACTGCACACGCTGAAAGGGGTGGGGGAGGTCAAGATCTTCCGCATCGACCGGGCCAGCGTATGCGGCGAGGACGAGGGGCCAATCGCCTAG
- the sdhC gene encoding succinate dehydrogenase, cytochrome b556 subunit produces MANRPMAPHLQIWKWGPHMAVSILHRVTGDGMALVGLGVLLWWLGAMAAGPEAYGQFETLMGSPLGMVVLVGLSWAFFSHMMSGLRHFVLDLGAGYELDTNKTWSVLAPLFGILLTAGFWALILLR; encoded by the coding sequence ATGGCCAACCGCCCGATGGCGCCGCACCTGCAAATCTGGAAATGGGGTCCGCATATGGCGGTCTCGATCCTCCACCGCGTGACCGGCGACGGCATGGCGCTGGTCGGCCTCGGCGTGCTGCTGTGGTGGCTGGGCGCGATGGCCGCGGGACCCGAAGCCTATGGCCAGTTCGAAACCCTGATGGGTTCGCCGCTGGGCATGGTCGTGCTGGTCGGGCTGAGCTGGGCCTTCTTCAGCCATATGATGAGCGGCCTGCGCCACTTCGTGCTCGATCTCGGGGCCGGCTACGAACTCGACACCAACAAGACCTGGTCGGTCCTCGCACCGCTGTTCGGCATCCTTCTCACTGCGGGCTTCTGGGCCCTCATCCTGCTTCGCTAA
- a CDS encoding SDR family oxidoreductase, producing MTCILLTGSSRGIGAAAKTALEARGAQVIGQATWSNSIDTIPADFCEPGAPQEVWQAALARAGGQIDVLVNNAGLFDPNPIDRSDIAWLDAWEDTMRINLTAAAQLSRFAVRHWQERGTAGRIVHVASRAGHRGDSPAHWHYAASKGGMLAMHKTIARQYAREGILSFAITPGFTDTSMAGDYLDSRGGPGLLADIPLGRVAEPEEIATLVEFCALDAPPSLTGATLDANGASYVR from the coding sequence ATGACATGCATTCTTCTTACCGGCTCCAGCCGCGGGATCGGGGCAGCGGCAAAAACCGCGCTCGAGGCCCGCGGCGCCCAGGTCATCGGCCAGGCCACGTGGAGCAATTCGATCGACACCATCCCCGCCGATTTCTGCGAACCGGGGGCGCCGCAGGAAGTGTGGCAGGCAGCGCTCGCGCGGGCGGGCGGGCAGATCGACGTGCTGGTCAACAATGCCGGGCTGTTCGATCCCAATCCGATCGACCGTTCGGATATCGCCTGGCTCGATGCATGGGAGGATACCATGCGGATCAATCTGACCGCCGCAGCACAGCTCAGCCGGTTCGCGGTGCGGCACTGGCAGGAGCGCGGCACCGCGGGCCGCATCGTCCATGTCGCCAGCCGCGCCGGGCACCGCGGCGATTCGCCCGCGCATTGGCATTATGCGGCAAGCAAGGGCGGGATGCTGGCGATGCACAAGACCATCGCCCGCCAATATGCGCGCGAGGGTATCCTGAGCTTCGCCATTACCCCGGGCTTTACCGATACCTCGATGGCGGGCGATTACCTCGACAGCCGCGGAGGGCCCGGCCTGCTCGCGGATATTCCGTTGGGGCGCGTGGCCGAGCCCGAAGAGATTGCCACGCTGGTCGAATTCTGCGCACTCGATGCGCCGCCCAGCCTGACGGGCGCCACGCTCGATGCCAATGGAGCCAGCTATGTCCGCTAG
- a CDS encoding 50S ribosomal protein L11 methyltransferase, whose translation MRSKPGSTSDWRMKPVADAWKILAEVSKPVAKAALVAHEDALDWPVEWVVTGMEVADHLPDDWTVEVYLDRQPKSSDLQRVAALFEGKPPAFVVEKLPDTDWVTESQKGVDPIRAGRFHVRTPEHPADPAMVDFIVPASQAFGTGQHQTTAGCLAMLDLMKREGVVARNHADIGTGTGLLAFAAIHLWPHATATASDIDPVCAGVVRDNMATNAVRQGHGPGELTMVIADGMDDPLLALRGPYDLFIANILAGPLVELAPSFAAAIAPGGNLLLAGLLETQEARVRRAYRAQGFRLARRLVRGDWSILWLRKSRVR comes from the coding sequence ATGCGGTCGAAGCCCGGCTCGACAAGCGACTGGCGGATGAAGCCGGTGGCTGATGCGTGGAAGATCCTCGCCGAAGTATCGAAGCCCGTCGCCAAGGCCGCGCTGGTCGCGCATGAGGACGCGCTCGACTGGCCGGTCGAATGGGTGGTCACCGGAATGGAGGTCGCCGACCATTTGCCCGATGACTGGACGGTCGAAGTCTATCTCGATCGCCAGCCGAAATCCTCCGACCTGCAACGCGTGGCGGCGCTGTTTGAAGGCAAGCCGCCCGCTTTCGTGGTCGAGAAGCTGCCCGATACCGACTGGGTGACCGAAAGCCAGAAAGGCGTCGACCCGATCCGTGCGGGCCGGTTCCATGTCCGCACACCCGAACATCCGGCCGATCCGGCGATGGTCGATTTCATCGTTCCGGCCAGCCAGGCCTTCGGGACGGGGCAGCACCAGACCACTGCGGGCTGCCTCGCCATGCTCGACCTGATGAAGCGCGAGGGCGTGGTCGCGCGCAACCATGCCGATATCGGCACCGGCACCGGCCTGCTCGCCTTTGCCGCGATCCATCTGTGGCCGCACGCCACCGCCACCGCATCGGATATCGACCCGGTTTGCGCGGGCGTGGTGCGTGACAACATGGCGACCAACGCGGTCCGCCAAGGCCACGGTCCCGGCGAACTGACCATGGTCATCGCCGACGGGATGGACGATCCGCTGCTGGCGCTGCGCGGTCCCTACGACCTGTTCATCGCCAACATCCTGGCCGGGCCGCTGGTCGAACTTGCGCCGTCCTTCGCCGCCGCCATTGCGCCTGGAGGGAACCTACTGCTCGCAGGGCTGCTCGAAACGCAGGAGGCGCGCGTGCGCCGTGCCTACCGCGCACAAGGCTTCCGGCTGGCACGGCGGCTGGTCCGCGGCGACTGGTCCATCCTGTGGCTGCGCAAAAGCCGAGTGCGGTGA
- the sdhD gene encoding succinate dehydrogenase, hydrophobic membrane anchor protein, whose amino-acid sequence MGNGTSIGRVRGLGSAHEGAHHWLLQRFTAIGNLVLMLFLAVSLALLPDYSYGSVAGWASQTVPATALALLIVSVFWHARLGLQVLIEDYVHTPGNKFACIAALNLAAIGGGVFGLVSIARIALGGIS is encoded by the coding sequence ATGGGTAACGGAACCTCCATCGGACGCGTGCGCGGGCTCGGCTCGGCGCATGAAGGCGCGCATCACTGGCTGTTGCAGCGCTTCACCGCGATCGGCAATCTGGTGCTGATGCTGTTTCTCGCGGTCAGCCTCGCGCTGCTGCCCGACTATTCCTACGGCTCGGTCGCCGGCTGGGCCTCGCAGACGGTGCCCGCCACCGCGCTGGCGCTGTTGATCGTCTCGGTCTTCTGGCATGCCCGCCTCGGCCTGCAGGTGCTGATCGAGGATTATGTCCATACTCCCGGAAACAAGTTTGCCTGTATCGCTGCGCTCAATCTCGCGGCGATCGGCGGCGGTGTCTTCGGTCTCGTTTCGATTGCGCGCATCGCGCTTGGAGGAATTTCCTGA
- a CDS encoding peptidylprolyl isomerase → MTRILAALAPLTLFATPIAAQDESLPEAEIYATQLVVIETTMGDITVEIETERAPVTAGNFLRYVDEDRFDGTTFYRAMHLDWGEPPNGLLQGGTQMHPDRVLDSIAHEPTTQTGLSHTNGALSMARYDPGSATGDFSIMIKDQTGLDATPASSDPSLQAGFAVFGHVVDGMDVVHAIHALPPDPDKGEGWMKGQLLADPVEIIDMRRVDAPTGTD, encoded by the coding sequence ATGACACGGATTCTGGCCGCGCTGGCCCCGCTCACCCTTTTCGCCACGCCGATCGCCGCGCAGGACGAATCGCTGCCCGAGGCGGAAATCTACGCCACCCAGCTGGTCGTGATCGAAACCACCATGGGCGATATCACGGTGGAAATCGAGACCGAGCGCGCACCGGTGACCGCAGGTAATTTCCTGCGCTATGTCGACGAGGACCGCTTCGACGGCACCACTTTCTACCGCGCGATGCATCTCGACTGGGGCGAACCGCCCAACGGGTTGCTGCAGGGCGGCACGCAGATGCACCCCGACCGCGTGCTCGACTCGATCGCGCATGAACCGACGACCCAGACCGGCCTCAGCCACACCAATGGCGCGCTGTCGATGGCGCGTTACGATCCGGGCAGCGCGACGGGGGATTTCTCGATCATGATCAAGGACCAGACCGGGCTCGATGCGACCCCGGCCTCGTCCGATCCGAGCCTGCAGGCGGGCTTCGCGGTGTTCGGCCATGTGGTCGACGGGATGGACGTGGTCCATGCGATCCACGCGCTCCCGCCCGATCCCGACAAGGGCGAAGGCTGGATGAAGGGGCAGTTGCTCGCCGATCCGGTCGAAATCATCGATATGCGCCGGGTGGATGCGCCGACCGGCACGGACTGA
- the sdhA gene encoding succinate dehydrogenase flavoprotein subunit codes for MTSGANNGAPPHGGRDDTNTGNVDSSNQSPTTAPATPGSAPGTKRQGGAAAYPIVEHTYDVIVVGAGGSGLRATMGAAESGLKTANITKVFPTRSHTVAAQGGIAASLGNNTPDHWQWHMYDTVKGSDWLGDQDAIEYLVREAPQAVYELEHAGVPFSRNDDGTIYQRPFGGHMQNMGEGPPVQRTCAAADRTGHAMLHALYQQSLKYDADFFIEYFALDLIMKDGVCVGVMAMCLDDGTIHRFRAKAVVLATGGYGRCYYTATSAHTCTGDGGGMVLRAGLPLQDMEFVQFHPTGIYGAGVLITEGARGEGGYLTNSEGERFMERYAPSAKDLASRDVVSRSMALEMREGRGVGPEKDHIYLHLDHIDPTVLGQRLPGITESGKIFAGVDLTREPLPVTPTVHYNMGGIPCNYHGEVMAGDKNDPEKIVPGLFAVGEAACVSVHGANRLGSNSLIDLVVFGRATGHRLKELIKPGTSHDELPADSADLSLTRLDHFRYADGGTPTAELRAEMQKTMTRHAAVFRDSKLMAEGVENLKQINKRMEDVKVFDRSLIWNSDLIETLELDNLMAQANVTMASAENRKESRGAHAHEDFPDRNDAEWMKHSIAWFDGWGGNGGGVKIDYRPVHEYTLTDDAKYIEPKKRVY; via the coding sequence ATGACTAGTGGTGCGAACAATGGCGCGCCGCCGCACGGTGGGCGCGACGATACCAATACGGGCAATGTGGACAGTTCCAACCAATCTCCGACAACCGCTCCGGCAACGCCCGGATCCGCCCCCGGAACGAAACGGCAGGGCGGCGCTGCGGCCTATCCGATCGTCGAGCATACCTATGACGTAATCGTCGTCGGCGCCGGCGGTTCGGGCCTGCGCGCCACGATGGGCGCCGCCGAAAGCGGCCTCAAGACCGCCAACATCACCAAGGTTTTCCCGACCCGTTCGCACACCGTCGCGGCGCAGGGCGGTATCGCCGCCAGCCTCGGCAACAACACGCCCGACCACTGGCAGTGGCACATGTACGATACGGTCAAGGGCTCCGACTGGCTCGGCGACCAGGACGCGATCGAATATCTGGTGCGCGAAGCACCGCAGGCGGTTTACGAGCTGGAGCACGCCGGCGTGCCCTTCAGCCGCAATGACGACGGCACGATCTACCAGCGCCCGTTCGGCGGGCACATGCAGAACATGGGCGAAGGCCCGCCGGTGCAGCGCACCTGCGCCGCGGCCGACCGGACCGGTCACGCCATGCTCCACGCGCTCTACCAGCAGAGCCTGAAGTACGACGCGGACTTCTTCATCGAATATTTCGCGCTCGACCTGATCATGAAGGACGGCGTTTGCGTCGGCGTCATGGCCATGTGCCTCGACGACGGCACGATCCACCGCTTCCGCGCGAAGGCGGTGGTGCTGGCAACCGGCGGCTACGGCCGCTGCTATTACACCGCGACCAGCGCGCATACCTGCACCGGCGATGGCGGCGGCATGGTGCTGCGCGCCGGACTGCCGCTGCAGGACATGGAATTCGTCCAGTTCCACCCGACCGGCATCTACGGCGCGGGCGTGCTCATCACCGAGGGCGCACGCGGCGAGGGCGGCTACCTCACCAATTCCGAGGGCGAGCGGTTCATGGAACGCTATGCGCCGAGCGCGAAGGACCTCGCCAGCCGCGACGTCGTCAGCCGCTCGATGGCGCTGGAAATGCGCGAAGGCCGCGGCGTGGGCCCGGAAAAGGACCACATCTACCTCCATCTCGACCACATCGATCCGACCGTGCTGGGCCAGCGCCTGCCGGGGATCACCGAGAGCGGCAAGATCTTCGCCGGGGTCGACCTGACCCGCGAACCGCTGCCCGTCACCCCGACGGTGCATTACAACATGGGCGGCATCCCCTGTAACTATCACGGCGAAGTGATGGCGGGCGACAAGAACGATCCCGAAAAGATCGTCCCCGGCCTGTTCGCGGTGGGCGAAGCCGCCTGCGTCTCGGTCCACGGCGCCAACCGTCTCGGTTCGAACTCGCTGATCGACCTCGTGGTGTTCGGCCGGGCAACCGGCCACCGCCTCAAGGAACTGATCAAGCCGGGCACCAGCCATGACGAACTGCCCGCCGACAGCGCCGACCTGTCGCTCACCCGGCTCGACCATTTCCGCTATGCCGATGGCGGCACGCCGACGGCTGAGCTGCGCGCGGAAATGCAGAAGACCATGACCCGCCACGCGGCGGTGTTCCGCGACAGCAAGCTGATGGCCGAGGGGGTCGAGAACCTGAAGCAGATCAACAAGCGGATGGAGGACGTGAAGGTCTTCGACCGTTCGCTGATCTGGAACAGCGATCTGATCGAGACGCTCGAGCTCGACAATCTGATGGCGCAGGCCAATGTCACCATGGCTTCGGCGGAAAACCGCAAGGAAAGCCGCGGCGCGCATGCGCATGAGGATTTCCCCGATCGCAACGACGCCGAATGGATGAAGCACAGCATCGCCTGGTTCGACGGCTGGGGCGGCAATGGCGGCGGCGTGAAGATCGATTACCGCCCGGTCCACGAATACACGCTGACCGACGACGCGAAGTACATCGAGCCGAAGAAGCGGGTTTACTGA
- a CDS encoding M56 family metallopeptidase codes for MTELIREYWSLFLLDTLVWTGALIGVALLLRRPVAKYLGAGAAYALWFLPLIRMLFPPVTLPAWMRPDLSGGGDAGSEVIAADLAFAPSAESGFSYSEFVSPAGTAPLDTPIDLLTPLVIVWLVGAAIFMGRRFWLYGELRRELLEDARPVGEVGPIRLIETTAISGPMAFGVFDKVVALPDGFMASRERQVRDLAIAHELAHHRGHDILVNVLVQPLFAIHWFNPLGWMGWSAMRRDQEAACDARVVASRSREERAAYAAIIADFARRPQIAPRPALAAPMACPVLGDKSIIHRLRSLPMTDHSRRRRFAVRSAVAAAVFALPMTASIGYAEGIVAHVPEEPFALQTPVAPLSPLAPEAPDAPQAPEPPSDREFVAAMERTIEREFDRAERDIERAERELERARESMARVERDPARHARWDGRNWDQMSDKEKRAFKKEMAQLREDLADGGKVQRELQQIEARQVDRAESRREVQLALAEAHAEVAQVRAEAVAEKAIASAPKVVMKCLDKDRAVTTKVDAKGRTTMYVCESYGDTVALKALKHTRESLAADRNWSDEMRAEILADIDAEIERLSR; via the coding sequence ATGACCGAGCTAATCCGCGAATATTGGAGCCTGTTCCTGCTCGATACGCTGGTGTGGACCGGCGCACTGATCGGCGTTGCGCTGCTGCTGCGCCGCCCGGTGGCCAAATATCTCGGCGCGGGCGCGGCTTATGCGCTATGGTTCCTGCCGCTTATCCGGATGCTGTTCCCGCCGGTGACACTGCCTGCATGGATGCGTCCCGACCTTTCGGGTGGTGGCGACGCCGGCAGCGAGGTGATTGCCGCCGATCTGGCGTTTGCGCCGAGTGCCGAGAGCGGGTTTTCCTATAGTGAATTCGTCTCCCCCGCCGGGACTGCGCCGCTCGACACACCCATCGACCTGCTCACTCCGCTGGTGATCGTCTGGCTGGTCGGCGCGGCAATCTTCATGGGCCGCCGGTTCTGGCTGTATGGCGAGCTGCGCCGCGAATTGCTCGAGGATGCGCGCCCCGTCGGCGAGGTCGGCCCGATCCGGCTTATCGAGACCACTGCAATCTCGGGTCCGATGGCCTTCGGGGTGTTCGACAAGGTTGTGGCATTGCCCGATGGCTTCATGGCCAGCCGCGAACGCCAGGTGCGCGATCTCGCGATTGCGCATGAGCTAGCCCATCACCGCGGGCACGACATCCTCGTCAATGTGCTGGTACAGCCGCTGTTCGCGATCCACTGGTTCAACCCGCTGGGCTGGATGGGCTGGTCCGCCATGCGCCGCGACCAGGAAGCCGCCTGCGATGCGCGCGTGGTGGCCAGCCGCAGCCGCGAAGAGCGCGCCGCCTATGCCGCGATCATCGCCGATTTCGCCCGCCGTCCGCAGATCGCGCCGCGGCCCGCGCTGGCGGCGCCGATGGCCTGTCCCGTGCTCGGCGACAAGTCGATCATCCATCGGCTGCGCAGCCTGCCGATGACCGACCATTCGCGCCGCCGCCGCTTTGCCGTACGCAGCGCAGTGGCCGCTGCCGTGTTCGCGCTGCCGATGACCGCCAGCATCGGGTATGCCGAAGGGATTGTCGCCCACGTGCCGGAAGAGCCCTTTGCGCTGCAAACGCCCGTCGCGCCGCTGTCGCCGCTCGCGCCGGAAGCGCCGGATGCCCCGCAAGCGCCCGAACCGCCCAGCGACCGCGAATTCGTCGCCGCGATGGAGCGCACGATCGAGCGTGAGTTTGACCGCGCCGAACGCGATATCGAGCGCGCCGAACGCGAGCTCGAACGGGCACGCGAGTCCATGGCACGGGTCGAGCGCGACCCGGCGCGCCATGCCCGCTGGGACGGCCGCAACTGGGACCAGATGAGCGACAAGGAAAAGCGCGCCTTCAAGAAGGAAATGGCGCAATTGCGCGAGGACCTGGCCGACGGCGGCAAGGTGCAGCGCGAACTGCAGCAGATCGAAGCGCGGCAGGTCGACCGCGCGGAGAGCCGCCGGGAGGTCCAGCTTGCCCTGGCCGAAGCGCATGCCGAAGTGGCACAGGTCCGCGCCGAGGCAGTGGCGGAAAAGGCCATCGCCAGCGCGCCGAAAGTGGTGATGAAATGCCTCGACAAGGACCGCGCGGTCACCACCAAGGTCGATGCCAAGGGCCGCACCACCATGTATGTGTGCGAAAGCTATGGCGATACGGTGGCGCTGAAGGCGCTCAAGCACACGCGCGAGTCGCTCGCAGCGGATCGGAACTGGTCCGATGAGATGCGTGCCGAGATCCTCGCGGATATCGACGCGGAGATCGAGCGGCTGTCGCGCTGA
- a CDS encoding BlaI/MecI/CopY family transcriptional regulator, with protein MSKRKDAPGERISEAEHAVMEVLWDRNPISAAEVCEAICARRDWSIPTVKTLLSRLVQKQVVSTEPQGRKFLYRPLIERSDYVGGESRRLVDRLFGGRAAPLFAQLAESEALTDDDLVEIEALLREMRK; from the coding sequence ATGAGCAAGCGCAAGGACGCCCCGGGCGAGCGGATCAGCGAAGCCGAGCACGCCGTCATGGAAGTGCTGTGGGACCGCAACCCGATCTCCGCCGCCGAAGTGTGCGAGGCGATCTGCGCGCGGCGTGACTGGTCGATCCCGACCGTCAAGACGCTGCTCAGCCGGCTCGTCCAGAAACAGGTGGTCAGCACCGAGCCCCAGGGTCGCAAATTCCTGTATCGCCCGCTGATCGAGCGGTCCGACTATGTCGGTGGTGAAAGCCGCCGCCTGGTCGACCGGCTGTTCGGCGGCCGCGCCGCCCCGCTTTTCGCCCAGCTGGCCGAGAGCGAGGCGCTCACCGACGACGACCTCGTCGAAATCGAAGCGCTCTTGAGGGAGATGCGCAAATGA